A region from the uncultured Stenotrophomonas sp. genome encodes:
- the nuoL gene encoding NADH-quinone oxidoreductase subunit L: protein MEITLSKSLLIAVVLAPLFGSIIAGLFGRQVGRKGAQYITILGVAVSCALSLHVLYQLLWGGAQPFNQNVYTFFEVGQYSAHVGFMVDRLTAMMMAVVTFVSLLVHIYSIGYMADDDGYQRFFSYISLFTFSMLALVMSNNFLQLFFGWEAVGLVSYLLIGFYFKKPSAIFANMKAFLVNRVGDFGFLLGIAGVLWVFGSLDYATVFANAGTLLGNDVVGHATIQLIGNHQWSIATVICICLFVGAMGKSAQVPLHVWLPDSMEGPTPISALIHAATMVTAGIFMVTRMSPLFELSQAALDFILFIGATTAFFTGLIGIVQSDIKRVVAYSTLSQLGYMTVALGVSAYSGAVFHLMTHAFFKALLFLGAGSVIIGMHHEQNMLKMGGLRKYMPITHITMWIGTLALVGTPFFSGFYSKDTIIEAAELHAHVSHSWVATYGYWAVLGGVIVTSFYSFRLLFLTFFGKERFRDAHDDHGHGHHDDDHGHGAHEPHESPWVVTLPLVLLAIPSVLIGFFTIGPMLFGTDWAGHAHGNGIPGQAMSFFTGIVDFTNPARDTIAELGKEGWHGAVQFALHGLTAPAFWLTVAGFVLAWVFYIWKPELAGKSRKALAPVVSVLENKYGFDKLWIDGFAGGSVQLGKASRAIDSKLVDGVMVNGAARVVELAANLLRRTQSGFLYHYAFVMIIGLIALLGVLMHFWR from the coding sequence ATGGAAATCACTCTCTCCAAGAGTCTGTTGATTGCAGTGGTGCTGGCGCCGCTGTTCGGCAGCATCATCGCCGGCCTGTTCGGTCGCCAGGTGGGGCGCAAGGGCGCGCAGTACATCACCATCCTTGGCGTGGCGGTCAGCTGCGCGCTGTCGCTGCACGTGCTGTACCAGCTGCTGTGGGGCGGGGCGCAGCCGTTCAACCAGAACGTCTACACCTTCTTCGAGGTCGGCCAGTACTCGGCGCACGTGGGTTTCATGGTCGACCGCCTGACCGCGATGATGATGGCGGTGGTGACCTTCGTGTCGCTGCTGGTGCACATCTACTCGATCGGCTACATGGCCGATGACGATGGCTACCAGCGTTTTTTCAGCTACATCTCGCTGTTCACCTTCTCGATGCTCGCGCTGGTGATGAGCAACAACTTCCTGCAGCTGTTCTTCGGCTGGGAAGCAGTGGGTCTGGTGTCATACCTGCTGATCGGCTTCTACTTCAAGAAGCCCAGCGCGATCTTCGCCAACATGAAGGCGTTCCTGGTCAACCGCGTCGGTGACTTCGGCTTCCTGCTCGGCATCGCCGGCGTGCTGTGGGTGTTCGGTTCGCTGGATTACGCCACCGTGTTCGCCAATGCCGGCACCTTGCTCGGCAACGACGTGGTCGGCCACGCCACGATCCAGCTGATCGGCAACCATCAGTGGAGCATCGCCACGGTGATCTGCATCTGCCTGTTCGTCGGCGCTATGGGCAAGTCGGCGCAGGTGCCGCTGCACGTCTGGCTGCCGGACTCGATGGAAGGCCCGACCCCGATCTCGGCCCTGATCCATGCCGCGACGATGGTGACCGCGGGCATCTTCATGGTTACCCGCATGTCGCCGCTGTTCGAGCTGTCGCAGGCGGCACTGGACTTCATCCTGTTCATCGGCGCCACCACCGCGTTCTTCACCGGCCTGATCGGCATCGTGCAGAGTGACATCAAGCGCGTGGTCGCCTACTCGACGCTGTCGCAGCTGGGCTACATGACCGTGGCGCTGGGCGTTTCGGCCTACTCGGGCGCGGTGTTCCACCTGATGACCCACGCCTTCTTCAAGGCATTGCTGTTCCTCGGCGCCGGCTCGGTCATCATCGGCATGCACCACGAGCAGAACATGCTGAAGATGGGCGGCCTGCGCAAATACATGCCGATCACCCACATCACCATGTGGATCGGTACGCTGGCGCTGGTCGGCACCCCGTTCTTCTCCGGTTTCTACTCGAAGGACACCATCATCGAGGCGGCCGAGCTGCATGCCCACGTTTCGCACAGCTGGGTGGCCACCTACGGCTACTGGGCGGTGCTGGGCGGGGTGATCGTCACCAGCTTCTACAGCTTCCGCCTGCTGTTCCTGACCTTCTTCGGCAAGGAACGCTTCCGCGACGCGCACGACGATCATGGCCACGGCCATCACGACGACGACCACGGCCACGGCGCGCATGAGCCGCACGAGTCGCCGTGGGTGGTGACGCTGCCGCTGGTGCTGCTGGCGATCCCGTCGGTGCTGATCGGCTTCTTCACCATCGGCCCGATGCTGTTCGGTACCGACTGGGCCGGTCATGCCCACGGCAACGGCATCCCGGGGCAGGCGATGTCGTTCTTCACCGGCATCGTCGACTTCACCAACCCGGCACGCGACACCATCGCCGAGCTGGGCAAGGAAGGCTGGCATGGCGCGGTGCAGTTCGCGCTGCATGGCCTGACCGCGCCGGCATTCTGGCTGACCGTGGCCGGTTTCGTGCTGGCCTGGGTGTTCTACATCTGGAAGCCGGAGCTGGCCGGCAAGTCGCGCAAGGCGTTGGCACCGGTGGTGTCGGTGCTGGAGAACAAGTACGGCTTCGACAAGCTGTGGATCGACGGCTTTGCCGGCGGCAGCGTGCAGCTGGGCAAGGCCTCGCGCGCCATCGACAGCAAGCTGGTGGACGGGGTGATGGTCAACGGTGCGGCCCGCGTGGTCGAGCTGGCCGCCAACCTGCTGCGTCGCACCCAATCCGGTTTCCTCTACCACTACGCGTTCGTGATGATCATCGGCCTGATCGCCCTGCTGGGCGTGCTGATGCATTTCTGGCGCTGA
- the rimP gene encoding Ribosome maturation factor RimP: MSDKATEIANLLGPTVQALGLDLLGAEYLPAPGGATLRLYIDVPLAEQPERVVNIDDCERVSREVSAQLDVEDPISGNYTLEVSSPGVDRPLFTLEQFERHLGESAKVGLKLPQENRRRLQGGIVAVDHAQGTVTFDVDGKPFVAAFDNIDKARIIPDWAALGLAPVKPVGPAPKGGKAGNKSNNETAAGKPRAE, encoded by the coding sequence GTGAGCGACAAGGCTACTGAAATCGCGAATCTGCTGGGTCCCACCGTGCAGGCGCTGGGGCTGGATCTGCTGGGCGCGGAGTATCTGCCGGCGCCGGGCGGCGCGACCCTGCGCCTGTACATCGACGTGCCGCTGGCCGAGCAGCCCGAGCGCGTGGTCAATATCGACGACTGTGAGCGGGTGAGCCGCGAGGTTTCCGCGCAGCTGGACGTGGAGGACCCGATCAGCGGCAACTACACGCTGGAAGTGTCCTCGCCGGGCGTCGACCGCCCGCTGTTCACGCTGGAGCAGTTCGAGCGCCACCTTGGCGAATCGGCCAAGGTCGGCCTGAAGCTGCCGCAGGAAAACCGCCGCCGCCTGCAGGGCGGGATCGTCGCGGTGGACCATGCACAGGGCACGGTGACCTTCGACGTCGACGGCAAGCCGTTCGTGGCCGCTTTCGACAACATCGACAAGGCGCGCATCATTCCGGACTGGGCCGCTCTCGGCCTGGCTCCCGTCAAACCCGTTGGCCCAGCCCCCAAGGGCGGCAAGGCCGGCAACAAATCCAACAACGAAACCGCGGCCGGCAAGCCGCGTGCGGAGTAA
- the nuoK gene encoding NADH-quinone oxidoreductase subunit K, whose amino-acid sequence MISLGHMLALGAVMFCISVAGIFLNRKNIIVLLMSIELMLLSVNINFVAFSRELGDTAGQLFVFFILTVAAAEAAIGLAILVTLFRTRHTINVGEVDSLKG is encoded by the coding sequence ATGATTTCCCTGGGCCACATGCTCGCGCTGGGTGCGGTGATGTTCTGCATCTCCGTCGCCGGCATCTTCCTCAACCGCAAGAACATCATCGTGCTGCTGATGTCGATCGAGCTGATGCTGCTGTCGGTGAACATCAACTTCGTCGCCTTTTCGCGCGAGCTTGGCGACACCGCCGGCCAGCTGTTCGTGTTCTTCATTCTCACCGTGGCCGCGGCCGAGGCCGCCATCGGCCTGGCGATCCTGGTGACCTTGTTCCGTACCCGCCACACCATCAACGTGGGCGAAGTCGATTCGTTGAAGGGCTGA
- the nuoM gene encoding NADH-quinone oxidoreductase subunit M produces MSNWPLLSLLIWLPILGGALILAVRNAQAARWASLAVALLTFLLSIGLLTGYDRGAAEVMQFVEQRPWIPAFGIGYNLAVDGIAIALVLLTTLVGVLVLVGAWSVINKRVNQYVSALLILEGITVGIFSATDAMLFYVFFEAMLIPMFLIIGVWGGPRRIYAAIKFFLYTFLGSVLMLVALVYLYMKGGSFQLADLYQLQLSAREQTWIFLAFLIAFAVKVPMFPVHTWLPDAHVEAPTAGSVILAAIALKIGGYGFLRFNLPIVPDASHELAWLVIALSLIAVIYIGLVAIVQDDMKKLVAYSSIAHMGFVTLGTFVALWLVREAGNSDAARLGLQGAMVQMVSHGFVSGAMFSCIGVLYDRLHTRRIADYGGVVNVMPWFAAFALLFFMANSGLPGTSGFVGEFMVVLASFQWHPLAAFGAATTLIIGAGYSLWLYKRVFFGEVGNAHVAEMKDINGREWLVLGVFAVGTLVLGFYPRPLTELMEPSIAKLAMQIASSKLL; encoded by the coding sequence GTGTCGAACTGGCCCCTGCTTAGTCTCCTCATCTGGCTGCCGATCCTCGGCGGTGCGTTGATCCTCGCCGTGCGCAACGCCCAGGCCGCCCGTTGGGCGTCGCTGGCAGTGGCATTGCTCACCTTCCTGTTGAGCATCGGCCTGCTCACCGGTTACGACCGCGGCGCCGCCGAGGTGATGCAGTTCGTCGAGCAGCGGCCGTGGATCCCGGCCTTCGGCATCGGCTACAACCTTGCCGTGGACGGCATCGCCATTGCGCTGGTGCTGCTGACCACGTTGGTGGGCGTGTTGGTGCTGGTCGGCGCCTGGAGCGTGATCAACAAGCGCGTCAACCAGTACGTGTCGGCCTTGCTGATCCTGGAAGGCATCACCGTCGGCATCTTCTCGGCTACCGACGCGATGCTGTTCTACGTGTTCTTCGAGGCGATGCTGATCCCGATGTTCCTGATCATCGGCGTATGGGGCGGCCCGCGCCGCATCTATGCGGCGATCAAGTTCTTCCTCTACACCTTCCTCGGCTCGGTGCTGATGCTGGTGGCACTGGTCTACCTGTATATGAAGGGCGGCAGCTTCCAGCTGGCCGACCTGTACCAGCTGCAGCTGTCGGCCAGGGAGCAGACCTGGATCTTCCTCGCGTTCCTGATCGCCTTCGCGGTCAAGGTGCCGATGTTCCCGGTGCATACGTGGCTGCCGGACGCGCACGTGGAAGCGCCGACCGCCGGCTCGGTGATCCTGGCCGCGATCGCGTTGAAGATCGGTGGCTACGGCTTTCTGCGCTTCAACCTGCCGATCGTGCCCGATGCCAGCCACGAGTTGGCGTGGCTGGTGATCGCGCTGTCGCTCATCGCTGTCATCTACATCGGCCTGGTTGCGATCGTCCAGGATGACATGAAGAAGCTGGTCGCCTATTCGTCGATCGCGCACATGGGCTTCGTGACCCTGGGTACCTTCGTCGCCCTGTGGCTGGTGCGCGAGGCCGGCAACAGCGATGCCGCGCGACTGGGCCTGCAGGGTGCGATGGTGCAGATGGTCTCGCACGGCTTCGTTTCCGGCGCGATGTTCTCCTGCATCGGCGTGCTCTACGACCGTCTGCATACCCGCCGCATCGCCGACTACGGCGGCGTGGTCAACGTGATGCCGTGGTTTGCCGCGTTCGCACTGCTGTTCTTCATGGCCAATTCGGGCCTGCCGGGCACCAGCGGCTTCGTCGGCGAATTCATGGTGGTGCTGGCCAGCTTCCAGTGGCATCCGCTGGCGGCCTTCGGCGCGGCGACCACGCTGATCATCGGCGCCGGCTATTCGTTGTGGCTGTACAAGCGCGTGTTCTTCGGTGAGGTGGGCAACGCGCACGTGGCCGAAATGAAGGACATCAACGGCCGCGAATGGCTGGTGCTGGGCGTGTTCGCCGTCGGCACCCTGGTGCTGGGTTTCTACCCGCGGCCGCTGACCGAACTGATGGAGCCGTCCATCGCCAAGCTGGCGATGCAGATCGCTTCGAGCAAGCTGCTGTAA
- the nusA gene encoding transcription termination/antitermination L factor (Evidence 2a : Function of homologous gene experimentally demonstrated in an other organism; PubMedId : 1847365, 3027511, 6326058, 9298646, 9465052, 9571053; Product type f : factor), translating to MSKELLLVVDAVANEKGVPREVIFEAIEAALASAAKKRYPDQDVLARVSIDHKDGSYETFRRWEVVADDVVMESPDRQIRLMDAVDEADGVEVGDYIEEQIENPDFGRIAAQAAKQVIVQRVREAERQQVVDAWKDRVGELVTGVVKRAERGNIYVDLGGNAEAFIPKDKGIPRDVLRAGDRVRGYLAEVRSEPRGPQLFISRAAPEFMIELFKLEVPEVGQGLVEIKACARDPGDRAKIAVLAHDTRTDPIGACIGMRGSRVQAVSNELNGERVDIVLWNDSPANFVINAMAPAEVQSIIVDEEKHSMDLAVAEDRLAQAIGKGGQNVRLASRLTGWQLNVMTQDQVTAKSEAEQAVARQLFMDKLEVDEEIAGILVSEGFSTVEEIAYVPIGELLAVEGFDEDIVEELRARARDALLNEALAVEEGADGAPADDLLALPGMDQATAHALAAHGVSTSEDLSDLAADEIVEFGIEGVDLERAAALVLAARAEEIARLERGE from the coding sequence ATGAGCAAGGAACTTTTGCTGGTAGTCGACGCGGTCGCCAACGAGAAGGGCGTGCCGCGCGAAGTGATCTTCGAGGCGATCGAGGCCGCATTGGCCTCGGCGGCGAAGAAGCGTTACCCCGACCAGGACGTGCTGGCGCGCGTGTCCATCGACCACAAGGACGGCAGCTACGAAACCTTCCGCCGCTGGGAAGTGGTGGCCGACGACGTGGTGATGGAATCGCCGGACCGCCAGATCCGCCTGATGGACGCGGTCGACGAGGCCGACGGCGTCGAGGTCGGCGACTACATCGAAGAGCAGATCGAGAACCCGGACTTCGGCCGCATCGCCGCGCAGGCCGCCAAGCAGGTGATCGTGCAGCGCGTGCGCGAGGCCGAGCGCCAGCAGGTCGTGGACGCGTGGAAGGACCGGGTTGGCGAGCTGGTCACCGGCGTGGTCAAGCGCGCCGAGCGCGGCAACATCTACGTCGACCTGGGCGGCAACGCCGAGGCGTTCATCCCGAAGGACAAGGGCATTCCGCGCGACGTGCTGCGCGCCGGCGACCGCGTGCGCGGCTACCTTGCCGAAGTGCGCTCCGAGCCGCGCGGCCCGCAGCTGTTCATCAGCCGCGCCGCGCCGGAGTTCATGATCGAGCTGTTCAAGCTGGAAGTGCCGGAAGTCGGCCAGGGGCTGGTCGAGATCAAGGCCTGCGCCCGCGACCCGGGCGACCGCGCCAAGATCGCGGTGCTGGCCCACGATACCCGCACCGATCCGATCGGCGCCTGCATCGGCATGCGTGGTTCGCGCGTGCAGGCCGTGTCCAACGAGCTCAATGGCGAGCGCGTGGACATCGTGCTGTGGAACGACAGCCCGGCCAATTTCGTCATCAACGCGATGGCGCCGGCCGAGGTGCAGTCGATCATCGTCGATGAGGAAAAGCACTCGATGGACCTGGCCGTGGCCGAGGACCGGCTGGCCCAGGCCATCGGCAAGGGCGGCCAGAACGTGCGCCTGGCCAGCCGCCTGACCGGCTGGCAGCTCAATGTGATGACCCAGGACCAGGTCACCGCCAAGTCCGAGGCCGAGCAGGCCGTCGCCCGCCAGCTGTTCATGGACAAGCTGGAAGTGGACGAGGAAATCGCCGGCATCCTGGTCAGCGAGGGTTTCAGCACCGTCGAGGAAATCGCCTACGTGCCGATCGGCGAGCTGCTGGCGGTGGAAGGCTTCGACGAGGACATCGTCGAGGAGCTGCGTGCGCGTGCCCGTGATGCGCTGCTCAACGAGGCACTGGCGGTGGAAGAGGGTGCAGATGGCGCGCCGGCCGACGACCTGCTGGCGCTGCCGGGCATGGATCAGGCCACCGCCCATGCGCTGGCCGCCCACGGTGTGAGCACCAGTGAGGACCTGTCGGATCTGGCGGCCGACGAGATCGTCGAGTTCGGCATCGAGGGCGTGGACCTGGAGCGCGCCGCGGCGCTGGTCCTGGCTGCCCGCGCCGAAGAAATCGCCAGGCTGGAGCGTGGCGAATGA
- the infB gene encoding translation initiation factor IF-2 (Evidence 2a : Function of homologous gene experimentally demonstrated in an other organism; PubMedId : 1764105, 1805969; Product type f : factor), whose product MSQQTTIRKLAQLVNTPVEKLLEQLAQAGMKFSGPDQVVTSAEKVKLLGFLRRSHGKDEQVADEADAAPKKITLSRRTQQEVTVSTGRSKATVNVEVRQKRTYVKPSSGGSAAVVDPSAEREEILRKLEESRQRNLDEQRMLAEKDRARAEEAAQQKAAEEAERLRVEAEQKAAEAAARVASTPAADEGDEPAAKSVRHAPPPSRAAERPSSHAKPGNRARGAAGDDNGRFGGQLHLSASDRARRGSNNGNTRGRPGGRPQHGRRGSEQSRGGGGSHGFERPTAPVVREVAIGETVTVADLAQKLALKGGEVVKALFKMGVMATITQSIDHDTAVLVTEELGHKAVRADNNDAEDALLAMTDANQGDAVSRPPVVTIMGHVDHGKTSLLDYIRRTKVATGEAGGITQHIGAYHVTTPKGVISFLDTPGHAAFTSMRARGAQLTDVVVVVVAADDGVMPQTKEAIQHARAANAPIVVAINKIDKSSADPMRVKNELLAEQVVAEEFGGDIQMVEISAKTGQGIDDLLDAISLQAEVLELKAVAEGRAAGVVIESALDKGRGPVATVLVQQGQLKKGDYLVCGIQYGRVRALFDETGSQVAEAGPSIPVQVLGLSGVPDAGDDFVVVEDERLAKDVAQQRETKRRESRLVASAGSRMEDIMAQLGKGDGQQVLNLLIKADVQGSVQALCQSLVGLSNDDIRINVIHSGVGGITESDANSAVASKATVIGFNVRADASARRIIESNGVDLRYFSIIYDVIDQVKQVASGLLGVEIREEIIGIAEVRDVFRSSKLGAVAGCMVVEGVVKRNKPIRVLRDSVVVFEGELESLRRFKENVDEVRNGTECGIGVKAYNDVKAGDQIECFERIEVPRTL is encoded by the coding sequence ATGTCGCAGCAAACCACCATCCGCAAGCTCGCCCAACTGGTCAACACGCCGGTGGAGAAACTGCTGGAACAGCTGGCCCAGGCCGGCATGAAGTTCAGCGGTCCCGACCAGGTCGTGACCAGTGCCGAGAAAGTGAAGCTGCTCGGTTTCCTTCGCCGTTCCCACGGCAAGGACGAGCAGGTTGCCGACGAGGCCGACGCCGCGCCGAAGAAGATCACCCTGAGCCGTCGCACGCAGCAGGAGGTGACCGTCAGCACTGGCCGCAGCAAGGCCACGGTGAATGTCGAGGTGCGCCAGAAGCGCACCTATGTCAAGCCGAGCAGTGGCGGTAGTGCAGCGGTGGTGGATCCCAGTGCAGAGCGCGAGGAAATCCTGCGCAAGCTCGAGGAATCGCGCCAGCGCAACCTCGACGAACAGCGCATGCTGGCCGAGAAGGACCGTGCGCGCGCCGAGGAAGCCGCCCAGCAGAAGGCGGCCGAAGAGGCCGAGCGCCTGCGCGTGGAAGCCGAGCAGAAGGCCGCCGAGGCAGCGGCACGGGTCGCCAGCACTCCGGCGGCGGATGAGGGCGACGAGCCGGCGGCCAAGAGCGTGCGCCATGCGCCGCCGCCGAGCCGCGCTGCCGAACGTCCCTCCTCGCACGCCAAGCCGGGCAACCGTGCCCGCGGTGCGGCGGGCGATGACAATGGCCGTTTCGGTGGCCAGCTGCACCTGTCGGCCTCCGACCGCGCCCGTCGCGGCAGCAACAACGGCAATACGCGTGGCCGTCCGGGCGGGCGCCCGCAGCACGGCCGTCGCGGCTCCGAGCAGTCGCGCGGCGGTGGCGGCAGCCACGGCTTCGAGCGTCCGACCGCACCGGTGGTGCGCGAGGTGGCCATCGGCGAGACCGTCACCGTGGCCGATCTGGCGCAGAAGCTGGCGCTGAAGGGCGGTGAAGTGGTCAAGGCGCTGTTCAAGATGGGCGTGATGGCCACCATCACCCAGTCCATCGACCACGACACCGCGGTACTGGTGACCGAGGAACTGGGTCACAAGGCCGTGCGCGCCGACAACAACGACGCCGAAGACGCGCTGCTGGCCATGACCGATGCCAACCAAGGCGACGCGGTGTCGCGTCCGCCGGTGGTCACCATCATGGGCCACGTCGACCACGGCAAGACCTCGCTGCTGGACTACATCCGCCGCACCAAGGTCGCCACCGGCGAAGCCGGCGGTATCACCCAGCATATCGGTGCCTACCACGTGACCACGCCGAAGGGCGTGATCAGCTTCCTCGACACCCCCGGCCATGCCGCGTTCACCTCGATGCGCGCCCGTGGCGCGCAGCTGACCGACGTGGTGGTGGTGGTGGTGGCCGCCGATGACGGCGTCATGCCGCAGACCAAGGAAGCCATCCAGCACGCCCGCGCCGCGAACGCGCCGATCGTGGTGGCGATCAACAAGATCGACAAGTCCTCGGCCGACCCGATGCGGGTGAAGAACGAACTGCTCGCCGAGCAGGTCGTGGCCGAGGAGTTCGGCGGTGACATCCAGATGGTGGAAATCTCGGCCAAGACCGGCCAAGGCATCGACGACCTGCTGGACGCGATTTCGCTGCAGGCCGAAGTGCTGGAACTGAAGGCGGTGGCCGAAGGCCGCGCCGCCGGCGTGGTCATCGAATCCGCGCTGGACAAGGGTCGCGGCCCGGTGGCGACGGTGCTGGTGCAGCAGGGCCAGCTCAAGAAGGGCGACTACCTGGTGTGCGGCATCCAGTACGGCCGCGTGCGCGCGCTGTTCGACGAGACCGGCAGCCAGGTGGCCGAGGCAGGCCCGTCGATCCCGGTGCAGGTGCTGGGCCTGTCCGGTGTGCCGGATGCCGGCGACGACTTCGTGGTCGTCGAGGACGAGCGCCTGGCCAAGGACGTGGCGCAGCAGCGCGAGACCAAGCGCCGCGAATCGCGCCTGGTCGCCAGCGCGGGCAGCCGCATGGAAGACATCATGGCGCAGTTGGGCAAGGGCGACGGCCAGCAGGTGTTGAACCTGCTGATCAAGGCCGACGTCCAGGGCTCGGTGCAGGCGCTGTGCCAGTCGCTGGTGGGCTTGTCCAACGACGACATCCGCATCAACGTGATCCACTCCGGCGTGGGCGGCATCACCGAATCGGACGCCAACTCGGCGGTTGCCTCCAAGGCCACGGTCATCGGCTTCAACGTGCGTGCGGACGCCTCGGCGCGCCGCATCATCGAATCCAATGGCGTCGACCTGCGTTACTTCTCGATCATCTACGACGTGATCGACCAGGTGAAGCAGGTGGCTTCGGGCCTGCTGGGCGTGGAAATCCGCGAGGAGATCATCGGCATCGCCGAGGTCCGCGACGTGTTCCGCAGTTCCAAGCTCGGCGCCGTGGCCGGTTGCATGGTCGTGGAGGGCGTGGTCAAGCGCAACAAGCCGATCCGCGTGCTGCGCGACAGCGTGGTGGTGTTCGAGGGCGAACTGGAATCGCTGCGCCGTTTCAAGGAGAACGTGGACGAGGTGCGCAACGGCACCGAGTGCGGCATCGGCGTGAAGGCCTACAACGACGTCAAGGCCGGCGACCAGATCGAGTGCTTCGAGCGCATCGAAGTGCCGCGCACCCTGTAA
- the nuoN gene encoding NADH-quinone oxidoreductase subunit N gives MTTPTLLPLTAADLPPLLPELVVVGGAFALLILDLFISQRHKVWTHFLSVAVLVVAFALLLGGVGGQGEVFQGMFIRDAAADAMKIVVVLVTGLTLLYGWSYLRERNQYQGEIAVLLLFAAAGMMVLVSAGSLLMVYLGLELLALSSYALVASNRENKLAAEAGMKYIVLGSLASGLLLYGMSLVYGATGSLHLDAIRAAAVHSDERLLLLTGAVFMVAGVAFKLGAAPFHMWLPDVYQGAPAPIALFISSAPKLAAFGMAYRLLETGVGPLSAELQYVLAGLAALSLLVGNLMAIAQTNLKRMLAYSTVSHIGFLLMGVAGGGAQGYSAAMFYAMVYALMSTAAFGVIIALSRAGFEAENIEDFKGLNARNPWMAGLMLCAMFSLAGIPPFLGFWAKLAVLGATIHGGLLWLAILGVISAVMGCFYYLRVVKVMYFDEPVGEPLPRHNDRVLGIVLGVNCVGLLVLPLGLGVLAEWVRTAFMHLS, from the coding sequence ATGACCACGCCGACGCTTCTGCCGTTGACCGCTGCCGACCTTCCGCCGTTGCTGCCTGAACTGGTGGTGGTCGGTGGTGCCTTTGCCCTGCTGATCCTCGACCTGTTCATCAGCCAGCGGCACAAGGTCTGGACCCACTTCCTGTCGGTCGCCGTCCTCGTCGTCGCCTTCGCGCTGCTGCTGGGCGGCGTGGGCGGGCAGGGCGAGGTGTTCCAGGGCATGTTCATCCGTGACGCCGCTGCCGATGCGATGAAGATCGTGGTGGTGCTGGTCACCGGCCTGACCCTGCTGTACGGCTGGAGCTACCTGCGCGAGCGCAACCAGTACCAGGGCGAGATCGCGGTGCTGCTGCTGTTCGCCGCCGCCGGCATGATGGTGCTGGTCTCGGCCGGCAGCCTGCTGATGGTCTACCTGGGCCTGGAACTGCTGGCGCTGAGCTCTTACGCGCTTGTTGCCAGCAATCGCGAGAACAAGCTGGCCGCCGAGGCCGGCATGAAGTACATCGTGCTCGGTTCGCTGGCTTCGGGCCTGCTGCTGTACGGCATGTCGCTGGTCTACGGCGCCACCGGCTCGCTGCATCTGGACGCGATCCGTGCGGCTGCCGTGCATTCGGACGAGCGCCTGCTGCTGTTGACCGGCGCGGTGTTCATGGTCGCCGGCGTGGCATTCAAGCTCGGTGCGGCGCCGTTCCACATGTGGCTGCCTGACGTCTACCAGGGGGCGCCAGCGCCGATCGCGCTGTTCATCAGTTCGGCGCCGAAGCTGGCCGCGTTCGGCATGGCCTACCGCCTGCTGGAGACCGGCGTCGGCCCGTTGTCGGCCGAGCTGCAATACGTGCTGGCCGGGCTGGCGGCGCTGTCGCTGCTGGTCGGCAACCTGATGGCGATCGCGCAGACCAACCTCAAGCGCATGCTGGCCTACTCGACCGTCTCGCACATCGGCTTCCTGCTGATGGGCGTTGCCGGCGGCGGTGCGCAGGGCTATTCGGCGGCGATGTTCTACGCGATGGTCTATGCGCTGATGTCCACTGCCGCGTTCGGCGTGATCATCGCGCTGTCGCGCGCCGGCTTCGAGGCCGAGAACATCGAGGACTTCAAGGGCCTGAACGCGCGCAACCCGTGGATGGCCGGGCTGATGCTGTGCGCGATGTTCTCGCTGGCCGGCATCCCGCCGTTCCTCGGCTTCTGGGCCAAGCTGGCGGTGCTGGGCGCGACGATCCACGGCGGCCTGCTGTGGCTGGCGATCCTCGGCGTGATCAGTGCGGTGATGGGCTGCTTCTACTACCTGCGCGTGGTCAAGGTGATGTATTTCGACGAGCCGGTCGGCGAGCCGCTGCCGCGCCACAACGACCGCGTGCTGGGCATCGTGCTGGGCGTGAACTGCGTGGGCCTGCTGGTGCTGCCGCTGGGCCTGGGCGTGCTGGCTGAATGGGTGCGTACCGCATTCATGCATTTGTCCTGA